One Mycolicibacterium crocinum DNA window includes the following coding sequences:
- a CDS encoding oxidoreductase, with product MGCWLVTGCSTGIGREIACAALESGHNVVVTARRIESVQDLADEFGDRALAIALDVTDKDLIADAVAAADATFGGVDVLVNNAGNGYLSAVEEGEDAKVRLLFDTNYFGVVDTIKAVLPSMRERGAGHIINISSMTGLVANPPNAYYSSTKFALEALTEALAQEVKPLGIKVTAIEPGAFRTDWAKRSMWESSTPIGDYDDSVGTRKTLIKDFADHLPGDPRKVAEAVLMVTGLEDPPLRLLLGRDVLKAVRDKLAAFSASIDEWEAVTKDVNFPA from the coding sequence ATGGGTTGCTGGCTGGTCACCGGATGCTCAACCGGCATCGGGCGCGAAATTGCCTGCGCCGCACTGGAATCCGGGCACAATGTGGTGGTGACGGCTCGGCGGATCGAGTCGGTGCAGGATCTGGCCGACGAGTTCGGCGATCGCGCCCTGGCCATCGCGCTCGACGTTACCGACAAGGACCTGATAGCCGACGCGGTGGCCGCTGCCGACGCCACGTTCGGCGGGGTGGACGTACTGGTCAACAACGCAGGCAACGGTTACCTGTCGGCAGTCGAGGAGGGTGAGGACGCGAAGGTCCGGCTCTTGTTCGACACCAACTATTTCGGTGTCGTCGACACCATCAAGGCAGTGCTGCCGTCGATGCGGGAACGCGGAGCCGGCCACATCATCAACATCTCGTCGATGACGGGACTGGTGGCCAACCCGCCGAACGCGTATTACTCGTCGACGAAATTCGCGCTGGAAGCGCTCACCGAGGCGCTGGCCCAGGAGGTCAAGCCACTCGGGATCAAGGTGACGGCAATCGAGCCCGGCGCCTTCCGTACCGACTGGGCCAAACGGTCGATGTGGGAATCGTCTACGCCGATCGGTGATTACGACGACAGCGTCGGCACCCGCAAGACCTTGATCAAAGATTTCGCCGACCATCTGCCCGGGGATCCGCGCAAGGTCGCCGAGGCCGTGCTGATGGTCACCGGGCTGGAGGATCCGCCACTTCGGCTGTTGCTCGGCCGCGACGTCCTCAAGGCGGTCCGGGACAAGCTCGCCGCGTTCTCGGCGTCAATCGACGAATGGGAAGCGGTCACCAAGGACGTCAACTTCCCCGCCTAG
- a CDS encoding LysR family transcriptional regulator — protein MTPAQLRAFSAVVRLGSVRAAAEELGVSDAGISMHVAQLRKELDDPLFSRTSAGLAFTPGGLRLASRAIEILGLQQQTAIEVTEAAHGRRLLRIAASSAFAEHAAPGLIELFSSRADDLSVELSVHPTGRFRDLIQSRAVDVALGPAAADAGAEITVRPFLKYQIITVASPGSPLVSGTPTPALLRDQHWMLGPSAGGTDGEIASFLRSLAIPEANQRIFQSDAAALEELQRVGGVSLAVGFAVGKDLSAGRLVHVKGPGLQLSGEWCASTLPVSARQPAVTELVNFITTPRCTQAMIRGTGVGVTRFKPKVHVTLWS, from the coding sequence GTGACACCGGCGCAACTTCGGGCCTTCTCGGCCGTCGTGCGACTGGGCTCCGTGCGAGCAGCAGCCGAGGAATTGGGCGTTTCCGACGCCGGCATCTCGATGCACGTGGCCCAGCTACGCAAGGAACTCGACGACCCATTGTTCAGCCGGACCTCGGCCGGGTTGGCATTCACCCCTGGCGGATTACGGCTGGCCTCCCGGGCCATCGAGATCCTCGGGCTGCAGCAGCAGACCGCCATCGAGGTGACCGAGGCGGCGCACGGTCGACGGCTGCTGCGCATCGCCGCGTCGAGCGCGTTCGCCGAGCACGCCGCGCCGGGCCTGATCGAGCTGTTCTCGTCGCGGGCCGACGACCTGTCGGTGGAACTGAGCGTGCATCCGACAGGACGGTTCCGCGACCTGATCCAATCCCGGGCCGTCGACGTCGCGTTGGGGCCCGCGGCCGCCGATGCCGGCGCCGAGATCACCGTCCGGCCGTTCTTGAAGTACCAGATCATCACCGTGGCCTCGCCGGGCAGTCCACTGGTCAGCGGCACACCGACGCCGGCACTGCTGCGCGACCAGCACTGGATGCTCGGTCCGTCCGCGGGCGGCACTGACGGCGAAATCGCCTCTTTCCTAAGGTCTTTGGCAATTCCCGAAGCCAACCAACGGATCTTCCAGAGCGATGCCGCCGCGCTTGAAGAGCTCCAGCGCGTCGGCGGGGTGTCGCTGGCGGTGGGATTCGCCGTCGGCAAGGATCTCTCGGCCGGCCGGCTGGTACACGTCAAGGGGCCGGGCCTGCAGCTGTCCGGTGAGTGGTGCGCCTCGACACTGCCGGTGAGTGCACGTCAGCCTGCGGTCACCGAACTGGTGAACTTCATCACCACCCCGCGCTGCACGCAGGCAATGATCCGGGGGACGGGTGTGGGCGTGACGCGGTTCAAGCCGAAAGTTCACGTCACCCTGTGGAGCTGA
- a CDS encoding XdhC family protein, with product MQDVLADLAAIWRTGDTAGLGTVVRTFRSAPRQPGAAMVVAPDGSVSGSVSGGCVEGAVYESATEVVATGIPRLERYGVSDDDAFAVGLTCGGILDIFVEPVSQRSFPHLDQVIDAIAEHRPVAIATVITHPDPDWLGRRMVLGPGHVEGTLGSGRADAAVTDDARGLLAAGRSEVLTYGPDGQRRGEGMEVFVASHAPRPRMLVFGAIDFAAAVAQQGSFLGYRVTVCDARGVFATPARFPTADEVVVDWPHRYLAAQAAAGTIDARTVICVLTHDAKFDVPLLEVALRLDVGYIGAMGSRRTHDDRLDRLREAGLTEDELGKLASPIGLDLGARTPEETAVSIAAEIVARRWGGGGQPLSVLGGRIHHDDDGNASLPGELSDHLSRY from the coding sequence GTGCAGGACGTTCTCGCGGATTTGGCGGCGATTTGGCGAACCGGCGACACGGCGGGTCTTGGCACCGTGGTGCGCACGTTCCGATCGGCACCGCGCCAGCCGGGTGCGGCGATGGTCGTCGCCCCCGACGGCTCGGTCAGCGGCTCGGTTTCGGGGGGCTGCGTGGAGGGCGCGGTCTACGAATCGGCCACCGAGGTCGTCGCGACCGGGATACCCAGATTGGAGCGCTACGGAGTCAGCGACGACGATGCCTTCGCTGTCGGTCTGACATGTGGCGGGATCCTCGACATTTTCGTCGAACCGGTGTCGCAGCGCAGCTTTCCGCACCTCGACCAGGTCATTGACGCCATCGCCGAGCACCGGCCGGTGGCGATCGCCACCGTCATCACCCACCCGGACCCGGACTGGTTGGGGCGCCGGATGGTCTTGGGACCCGGGCATGTCGAAGGGACGCTGGGCTCGGGGCGGGCCGACGCCGCAGTGACCGATGATGCCCGCGGATTGCTGGCGGCCGGTCGCAGCGAAGTGCTCACCTACGGCCCCGACGGGCAACGCCGCGGCGAGGGCATGGAAGTGTTCGTCGCCAGCCACGCACCACGCCCACGGATGCTGGTCTTCGGCGCCATCGATTTCGCTGCCGCCGTAGCCCAGCAGGGCTCGTTCCTCGGCTACCGGGTCACGGTGTGCGATGCCCGCGGAGTGTTCGCCACGCCGGCGCGATTTCCCACCGCCGACGAGGTGGTCGTCGATTGGCCGCATCGGTACCTGGCTGCGCAGGCCGCGGCCGGGACCATCGACGCCCGCACCGTGATCTGCGTTCTCACCCACGACGCGAAGTTCGACGTTCCGCTGTTGGAGGTCGCGCTGCGCCTTGACGTCGGCTACATCGGTGCCATGGGGTCGCGGCGCACCCACGACGACCGGCTCGACCGGTTGCGTGAAGCCGGCCTCACCGAGGACGAGCTGGGCAAGCTCGCCAGCCCCATCGGACTGGACCTCGGGGCGCGTACCCCGGAGGAGACGGCGGTGTCGATCGCCGCCGAAATCGTCGCCCGCCGGTGGGGTGGCGGTGGCCAGCCGCTGTCGGTTCTCGGCGGACGGATTCATCACGACGACGACGGTAACGCTTCGCTGCCAGGGGAGTTAAGCGATCACTTAAGTCGCTATTGA
- a CDS encoding FAD binding domain-containing protein, which yields MQVPGPFEYERATSVDHAVGLLDRLGEGALVVAGGHSLLPMMKLRIANPEYLIDINDLAGELGYITVEPTLARLGAMTRHREVLESASLRDVCPIFADAERVIADPVVRNRGTVGGSLCQADPAEDLSTVCEILDAVIVARGPGGQRQIGIDDFILGPYETALAHNEILTEVRIPMRHNTSSAYLKVERRVGDWAVAAAGAAVTLDGDRIVAARVGLTAVNAVAEGLVAVRDALIGAPATEDTFAEAGRLAAQACEPATDQRGTADYKRHLASELTIRTLRTAVDRVRAIPAPKGN from the coding sequence ATGCAAGTACCGGGTCCATTCGAATACGAGCGCGCTACCAGCGTGGACCATGCCGTCGGCTTGCTCGACCGCCTGGGGGAGGGTGCGCTCGTCGTCGCAGGCGGGCACAGCCTGTTGCCGATGATGAAACTGCGCATCGCCAACCCCGAGTATCTGATCGACATCAACGACCTCGCCGGCGAGCTCGGCTACATCACGGTCGAGCCCACCCTGGCCCGCCTCGGCGCGATGACGCGGCACCGCGAAGTTCTCGAGTCGGCCTCGCTGCGCGACGTCTGCCCGATCTTCGCCGACGCCGAACGGGTGATCGCCGACCCCGTGGTCCGCAATCGCGGCACCGTCGGCGGGTCGCTGTGCCAGGCCGATCCCGCCGAGGACCTGTCCACGGTGTGCGAGATCCTCGACGCGGTGATCGTGGCCCGCGGACCGGGCGGCCAGCGCCAGATCGGTATCGACGATTTCATCCTCGGTCCCTATGAGACCGCACTGGCCCACAACGAGATCCTCACCGAAGTGCGAATCCCGATGCGGCACAACACCTCCAGCGCCTACTTGAAAGTGGAACGCCGAGTAGGGGATTGGGCGGTGGCCGCGGCAGGCGCCGCGGTGACGCTCGACGGTGACCGCATCGTTGCCGCACGCGTCGGTTTGACCGCCGTCAACGCCGTGGCCGAGGGGCTGGTTGCCGTGCGCGATGCACTGATCGGGGCACCGGCGACCGAGGACACCTTCGCCGAAGCGGGCCGGCTGGCCGCCCAGGCCTGTGAGCCCGCCACCGACCAGCGTGGCACCGCCGATTACAAACGGCACCTGGCCTCCGAGCTGACCATCCGAACACTGCGCACCGCGGTCGACCGGGTTCGCGCAATACCCGCACCGAAGGGGAACTGA
- a CDS encoding (2Fe-2S)-binding protein, protein MHVTMAVNGEQVNAEIEPRMLLVHFLRDQLRLTGTHWGCDTSNCGTCVVSVDGEPVKSCTMLAAMASGHDIRTVEGLADGAKLDPVQEGFMQCHGLQCGFCTPGMMITARALLDENPDPTEEEIREAISGQICRCTGYTTIVRSIQWAAKHSTEEVQA, encoded by the coding sequence ATGCACGTGACCATGGCCGTCAACGGCGAACAGGTCAATGCCGAGATCGAGCCCCGGATGCTGCTGGTGCATTTCCTGCGCGATCAGTTGCGCCTGACCGGTACACATTGGGGCTGCGACACATCCAACTGCGGCACCTGTGTGGTGTCGGTGGACGGCGAACCGGTGAAGTCCTGCACGATGCTGGCCGCGATGGCATCCGGGCATGACATCCGCACCGTCGAAGGGCTGGCCGACGGTGCCAAGCTGGACCCCGTGCAGGAAGGCTTCATGCAATGTCACGGCCTGCAGTGCGGATTCTGCACCCCAGGCATGATGATCACCGCCCGCGCCCTGCTCGACGAAAACCCGGATCCCACCGAAGAAGAGATCCGCGAAGCCATCTCGGGACAGATCTGCCGCTGTACCGGCTACACCACGATCGTCCGCTCGATCCAGTGGGCCGCCAAGCACTCGACCGAGGAGGTGCAGGCGTGA
- a CDS encoding aerobic carbon-monoxide dehydrogenase large subunit — MTTVEQRPEDTADNDKKPCGYGRMLRKEDPRFIRGRGNYVDDVQLPGMLHLAILRSPYAHATINSIDTTAAQAHPKVKAVVTGADLAEKGLAWMPTLSNDVQAVLATDKVRFQGQEVAFVVAEDRYSARDALELIDVDYEPLDPVVDVRTALDPSAPVIRTDLDGKTDNHCFDWETGDAAATEAVFARADVVVKQEIIYPRVHPAPMETCGAVADLDPVTGKLTLWSTTQAPHAHRTLYALVAGLPEHKIRVVAPDIGGGFGNKVPIYPGYVCAIVASLVLGKPVKWMEDRSENLTSTGFARDYIMVGEIAATSEGKILAIRSTVLADHGAFNGVASPIKYPAGFFGVFTGSYDIEAAYCHMTAVYTNKAPGGVAYACSFRITEAVYFVERLVDCLAHELKVDPAQLRLANLLRADQFPYKSKTGWLYDSGDYETTMRLAMDMIGYDQLRAEQAEKRARGELMGIGMSFFTEAVGAGPRKDMDILGLGMADGCELRIHPTGKAVLRLSVQTQGQGHETTFAQIVAEELGIPPDDIDVVHGDTDQTPFGLGTYGSRSTPVSGAAAALVARKIRDKAMIIASGMLEASVADLEWDKGSFHIKGDPSAAVTIQDIAMRAHGAGDLPEGLEGGLDAEVCYNPENLTYPYGAYFCVVDVDPGTAVVKVRRFLAVDDCGTQINPMIIEGQVHGGIVDGIGMALMEMIAFDEEGNCLGGSLMDYLIPTAVEVPHLETGHTVTPSPHHPIGAKGIGESATVGSPPAVVNAVVDALAPFGVRHADMPLTPSRVWEAMQGRATPPI, encoded by the coding sequence GTGACCACTGTTGAGCAGCGGCCCGAAGACACCGCCGACAATGACAAAAAACCCTGCGGCTATGGCCGAATGCTCCGCAAGGAGGACCCGCGGTTCATCCGCGGCCGCGGCAACTACGTCGATGACGTCCAGCTGCCGGGCATGTTGCACCTGGCGATCCTGCGCTCGCCGTATGCACACGCCACGATCAACAGCATCGACACCACCGCGGCCCAGGCCCATCCGAAGGTCAAGGCCGTCGTCACCGGTGCCGACCTGGCTGAGAAGGGGCTGGCGTGGATGCCCACGCTGTCCAACGACGTACAGGCCGTGCTCGCCACCGACAAGGTGCGCTTCCAGGGCCAGGAAGTGGCGTTCGTCGTCGCCGAGGATCGCTACTCGGCACGAGATGCCCTAGAACTCATCGATGTTGACTACGAGCCGCTGGACCCGGTCGTCGACGTCCGCACCGCACTGGATCCGTCGGCTCCGGTGATCCGCACCGACCTCGATGGCAAGACCGACAATCACTGCTTCGACTGGGAGACCGGCGACGCGGCGGCCACCGAAGCCGTCTTCGCGCGCGCCGACGTCGTCGTCAAGCAGGAGATCATCTATCCCCGAGTGCATCCCGCTCCCATGGAGACGTGCGGTGCGGTGGCCGACCTGGATCCGGTGACCGGCAAGCTGACGCTGTGGTCGACGACCCAGGCCCCGCACGCACACCGCACCCTGTACGCGTTGGTGGCCGGCCTGCCCGAGCACAAGATCCGGGTCGTCGCCCCTGATATCGGCGGCGGCTTTGGCAACAAGGTGCCGATCTACCCGGGTTATGTGTGCGCGATCGTGGCCTCACTGGTACTTGGCAAGCCGGTGAAGTGGATGGAGGACCGCAGCGAGAACCTGACCTCCACAGGCTTCGCGCGTGACTACATCATGGTCGGCGAGATCGCGGCGACCAGTGAAGGCAAGATCCTGGCGATCCGGTCTACGGTGCTGGCCGATCATGGTGCGTTCAACGGCGTTGCCTCACCGATCAAGTACCCGGCAGGCTTTTTCGGAGTGTTCACCGGCAGCTATGACATTGAGGCCGCCTACTGCCACATGACCGCGGTCTACACCAACAAGGCCCCGGGCGGTGTCGCCTACGCCTGTTCGTTCCGTATCACCGAAGCGGTTTATTTCGTCGAGCGGCTGGTGGACTGTCTGGCCCACGAGCTGAAGGTGGACCCGGCACAGCTTCGGCTGGCAAACCTGTTGCGGGCGGACCAATTTCCGTACAAGTCCAAGACCGGCTGGTTGTACGACTCGGGTGACTACGAGACCACCATGCGGCTGGCGATGGACATGATCGGATACGACCAGCTGCGTGCCGAACAGGCGGAGAAGCGGGCCCGCGGCGAGTTGATGGGCATCGGCATGTCGTTCTTCACCGAGGCGGTCGGTGCCGGCCCGCGCAAGGACATGGACATCCTCGGCCTCGGCATGGCCGATGGTTGCGAGTTGCGCATACACCCGACCGGCAAAGCGGTACTGCGACTTTCGGTGCAGACGCAGGGGCAGGGCCACGAGACGACGTTCGCGCAGATCGTAGCCGAGGAGCTCGGCATTCCGCCGGACGATATCGACGTGGTGCACGGCGACACCGACCAGACCCCGTTCGGCTTGGGCACCTATGGCAGCCGGTCCACACCGGTTTCCGGCGCGGCGGCCGCGTTGGTGGCCCGCAAGATCCGCGACAAAGCCATGATTATCGCCTCCGGCATGCTCGAGGCGTCGGTCGCAGACCTGGAGTGGGACAAGGGTTCTTTCCACATCAAGGGCGACCCGTCGGCCGCGGTCACCATCCAGGACATCGCGATGCGCGCGCACGGCGCCGGAGATCTGCCCGAAGGTCTCGAGGGTGGTCTGGACGCCGAGGTCTGCTACAACCCGGAAAACCTGACGTACCCGTACGGGGCGTACTTCTGCGTTGTCGATGTCGACCCCGGTACCGCCGTGGTGAAAGTCCGTCGCTTCCTGGCGGTCGACGACTGTGGCACCCAGATCAATCCGATGATCATCGAGGGCCAGGTGCACGGCGGCATCGTCGACGGCATCGGGATGGCGCTCATGGAGATGATCGCGTTCGACGAAGAAGGCAACTGTCTGGGCGGATCGCTGATGGATTACCTGATCCCGACTGCCGTCGAGGTGCCGCACCTTGAGACCGGGCACACCGTGACGCCGTCGCCGCATCATCCGATCGGGGCCAAGGGTATCGGTGAATCGGCGACCGTCGGATCACCGCCCGCGGTCGTCAACGCGGTGGTGGATGCGTTGGCGCCCTTTGGTGTTCGGCACGCCGACATGCCCCTGACCCCGTCTCGGGTGTGGGAAGCCATGCAGGGCCGGGCCACCCCGCCCATCTGA
- a CDS encoding XdhC family protein, protein MTIAERAKQLLYERKPFVHATVVRAQPPTSARAGDEAILLADGTIEGFVGGQCAQSSVRKAALGALQVGESVLLRVLPDGDVHFPDAPGSCVVVNPCLSGGALEIFLTPQFPAPLVRICGSTPIAESLARVCEVLGYEVRRDGDDGGFDGATAVVIATHGGAEAEAVGAALDAGVGYVGLVASRIRGASVLESLDLDDASRARVHTPVGLDIGAKTPSEVAVSIAAEVIAGVRQGGLPVAPRPDAPATAVDPICGMTVTVGPQTPHLQIGTETRWFCCPGCRDTFAAAQA, encoded by the coding sequence ATGACAATCGCCGAGCGCGCCAAACAGCTGCTGTACGAACGCAAACCGTTCGTGCATGCGACAGTGGTGCGCGCACAGCCGCCGACGTCGGCACGTGCGGGCGACGAGGCGATCCTGCTCGCCGACGGCACCATTGAGGGATTCGTCGGCGGCCAGTGCGCGCAGAGCTCGGTACGCAAGGCTGCGCTCGGCGCGCTTCAGGTCGGGGAGAGCGTGCTGTTGCGGGTGCTGCCCGACGGTGACGTCCATTTTCCCGACGCTCCCGGCTCGTGTGTGGTGGTCAACCCGTGCCTGTCCGGTGGAGCGCTGGAAATCTTTCTGACACCGCAGTTTCCGGCCCCACTGGTGCGGATCTGTGGCAGCACTCCGATTGCCGAGAGTCTGGCCAGGGTGTGTGAGGTGCTGGGCTATGAGGTTCGCCGCGACGGTGACGACGGAGGTTTCGACGGCGCCACCGCCGTCGTCATCGCCACCCACGGCGGCGCGGAAGCCGAAGCCGTAGGCGCGGCGCTGGACGCCGGCGTCGGCTATGTGGGCTTGGTGGCCAGCCGCATCCGAGGAGCATCGGTACTGGAGTCGCTGGATCTCGACGATGCCTCGCGAGCCCGCGTGCACACCCCGGTCGGATTGGATATCGGCGCCAAGACGCCAAGCGAGGTCGCGGTGTCGATCGCCGCGGAGGTGATCGCCGGTGTTCGTCAGGGGGGCCTGCCAGTCGCGCCCCGCCCGGACGCACCCGCAACCGCGGTGGATCCGATCTGCGGGATGACGGTCACAGTCGGACCCCAGACGCCACACCTGCAAATCGGCACGGAGACCCGTTGGTTCTGCTGCCCGGGTTGTCGAGACACGTTTGCGGCGGCGCAGGCGTGA
- a CDS encoding AAA family ATPase, with product MSFTSVEDVIGRFDEGGYLLDEGTASAFYLASALNRPLLLEGEPGVGKTTAAKTLAAVLDTPLIRLQCYEGLTAAEALYDWNYQRQLLAIKLAESRGAPIEESDLYSETYLVDRPILACVRHRGPVPPVLLIDEIDRADDEFEALLLEFLGEAAVTVPELGTFVAQRPPLTVLTSNRSRDLHDALRRRCLYHWIDYPQPARAAAIVRRSVPGATAPLIEHATQFVGRAREMDLDKPPGVAETIDWVAALITLGVSDLVDPAALAGLSALAKTTDDSATLRDAFTDYRTELATG from the coding sequence GTGAGTTTCACCAGCGTCGAGGACGTCATCGGCCGATTCGATGAGGGCGGATACCTGCTCGACGAGGGCACCGCGTCGGCCTTCTATCTCGCCTCTGCGCTCAACCGGCCGCTGCTGCTCGAAGGCGAGCCCGGTGTTGGGAAGACCACGGCCGCGAAAACCCTTGCCGCGGTGCTTGATACGCCACTGATCCGGTTGCAGTGCTACGAGGGACTGACCGCGGCCGAAGCGCTCTACGACTGGAATTACCAGCGCCAGCTGCTCGCGATCAAGCTGGCCGAGTCGCGCGGCGCGCCGATCGAGGAGTCCGACCTCTACAGCGAGACTTATCTGGTGGACCGGCCGATCCTGGCGTGTGTGCGTCACCGAGGGCCGGTGCCGCCGGTGTTGCTCATCGACGAAATCGACCGCGCGGATGACGAATTCGAGGCACTCCTACTGGAGTTTCTCGGTGAGGCGGCGGTGACGGTGCCCGAACTCGGCACGTTCGTCGCGCAGCGTCCGCCGCTGACAGTGCTGACGTCCAACCGCAGCCGTGACCTGCACGACGCTTTGCGCCGCCGCTGCCTCTATCACTGGATCGACTACCCGCAGCCGGCGCGCGCGGCGGCTATCGTGCGGCGCAGCGTGCCGGGTGCGACGGCACCGTTGATCGAGCACGCCACTCAATTCGTCGGCCGGGCCCGAGAGATGGATCTGGACAAGCCGCCGGGCGTCGCGGAAACGATCGACTGGGTCGCGGCGCTTATCACTTTGGGGGTTAGTGATCTGGTGGACCCCGCCGCACTGGCAGGGTTGAGTGCACTGGCCAAAACCACCGACGACAGCGCAACCCTGCGCGACGCGTTCACCGACTACCGCACTGAATTGGCCACCGGATGA
- a CDS encoding SRPBCC family protein — MKIDNEFTVSVPIAKAWEVLSDLEQVAPLMPGAQLTGREGDDFLGKVKIKVGPVTSEFSGKAHFLERDEATHRAVVDGRGKEARGTGNAAAVVTLQLHEAGEQTRVTVETDLKIVGKLAQFGSSMLQQVSEKLLGQFVDSLEAKLAADDEPAAAPAADVVATPATPGAEALGTTAAPAARVAPASEPEPIDLLQLAGGTAVTKYAAAGVAALVLLILIAILRRRRTE; from the coding sequence ATGAAGATCGACAACGAGTTCACCGTCAGCGTCCCGATCGCGAAGGCCTGGGAAGTCCTCAGCGACCTGGAGCAGGTGGCCCCGTTGATGCCCGGCGCACAGCTGACCGGCCGGGAGGGCGATGACTTCCTGGGCAAGGTCAAGATCAAGGTGGGTCCGGTGACCAGCGAGTTCAGCGGCAAAGCGCACTTCCTCGAGCGTGACGAGGCCACCCACCGCGCCGTCGTCGACGGCCGTGGCAAGGAGGCGCGCGGCACGGGCAACGCCGCTGCTGTCGTAACCCTGCAGTTGCACGAGGCGGGTGAGCAGACCCGCGTGACCGTCGAAACCGACCTCAAGATTGTCGGCAAGCTGGCCCAGTTCGGCAGCAGCATGCTGCAACAGGTGTCGGAGAAGCTCCTCGGACAGTTCGTCGACTCGCTGGAGGCCAAGCTCGCTGCCGACGATGAGCCCGCTGCCGCGCCTGCAGCAGATGTCGTCGCGACTCCCGCCACTCCTGGCGCCGAAGCACTGGGAACGACCGCTGCCCCGGCAGCCCGGGTCGCACCCGCCTCAGAGCCGGAACCCATCGACCTCCTGCAGCTCGCCGGTGGCACCGCTGTCACGAAGTACGCGGCGGCGGGCGTCGCCGCTCTGGTGCTGCTGATCCTCATCGCGATCCTGCGGCGGCGGCGCACCGAGTGA
- a CDS encoding vWA domain-containing protein, which produces MTAPALLRGVDLAAFAAALVARLRAGGVAVAASGPAAFVAAMRALVPTSRTQLYWAARLALVNRVEDLDAFEAVFEAVFADAVLPLDPVTRRVARGVAASPVPAAGRRDDSGPQSDGLPWTTRPPSLRTADSAVDAAAVPDVLPSRIVARAEEPFEKFDDADLRVIGRWLERAVALWPTRRTLRTEGNRHGKRIDLRATMRAARKTGWEPVVLERTRPRRRRRRVVLVCDLSRSMQPYAAIYLHLMRATALRQAGFHPEVFAFSTTLTRLTPIMAHRSPEVALARANAKVSDRYGGTHLGRSIVELLAPPHGAALRGAVVMIASDGWDSDPPEVLERALGRLKRRAAHLVWLNPRASAPGFQPLAGSMAAALPYCDLFLPAHSLTGLRELFDALARL; this is translated from the coding sequence GTGACCGCGCCGGCGCTGCTGCGCGGTGTCGACCTGGCCGCCTTCGCGGCCGCGCTGGTCGCCCGCCTGCGCGCCGGGGGTGTTGCGGTGGCAGCCAGTGGCCCGGCAGCGTTCGTCGCCGCGATGCGGGCCTTGGTGCCGACATCGAGAACCCAGCTGTACTGGGCCGCGCGCCTGGCGCTGGTGAACCGCGTCGAGGATCTGGATGCCTTCGAGGCGGTCTTCGAGGCGGTGTTCGCCGACGCGGTCCTGCCGCTCGATCCGGTGACGCGGCGCGTTGCGCGGGGCGTTGCGGCAAGCCCGGTGCCTGCGGCCGGCCGTCGCGACGATTCGGGCCCGCAGTCCGACGGGCTGCCGTGGACCACCCGCCCGCCGTCATTGCGTACGGCCGACTCCGCAGTCGACGCCGCCGCGGTTCCCGACGTGCTACCCAGCCGGATCGTGGCGCGTGCCGAGGAGCCCTTCGAGAAGTTCGACGACGCCGATCTGCGGGTGATCGGACGCTGGCTGGAGCGGGCCGTCGCGCTGTGGCCAACGCGTCGCACCCTGCGCACCGAAGGCAATCGGCACGGCAAGCGCATCGATTTACGGGCGACCATGCGGGCGGCCCGCAAGACCGGGTGGGAACCGGTGGTGCTGGAACGGACCCGGCCGCGGCGACGGCGGCGCCGGGTGGTGCTGGTGTGCGACCTCAGCCGGTCGATGCAGCCTTACGCGGCCATCTATCTGCACCTGATGCGGGCCACGGCGCTGCGGCAGGCGGGATTTCATCCCGAAGTGTTCGCGTTCTCGACCACGCTGACCCGGCTGACCCCGATCATGGCGCATCGCTCGCCCGAAGTCGCGCTTGCCAGGGCCAACGCCAAGGTCTCCGACCGCTACGGCGGCACTCATCTGGGGAGGTCGATCGTGGAGCTACTGGCCCCACCGCACGGCGCCGCACTGCGAGGTGCGGTGGTGATGATCGCCTCCGACGGCTGGGACAGCGACCCGCCCGAAGTCCTCGAGCGTGCTCTGGGCCGGCTCAAACGCCGTGCCGCACATCTGGTGTGGCTGAATCCGCGCGCGTCGGCACCGGGCTTTCAGCCGCTGGCCGGCTCGATGGCCGCGGCCCTTCCGTACTGCGACCTGTTCCTGCCCGCGCACTCGCTGACCGGGCTGCGGGAACTGTTCGACGCGCTGGCTCGACTGTAG